Below is a genomic region from Vibrio pomeroyi.
AGCGAAAAATTCCGCCAGCTGTCATCAAAGTATCGTCAAGAAGCCACTATGATAGATGAAGCGCGCCACTCAAAGTCCACCCAAAACGACGTACCAGACTAAAATCCAAACCCTACTTTCACTGCTTTGCGACTGGATTTATTGTGATAACGGACTACCGTTCTCACCCAAACACTCCCCTAAATCGTTAATCAATGCTTTATCAATAAGTTGTAAAGCTAATGTGCTAACTATCAACAATAAAGTTCAATTTCCAATCAATGCAAGCGAGTATGTGAGATATTCATCACAAAATAGATTTACAAACGCCAGAAAATTGTTATCATGAATCTTCATATAACTTAATAACAAGAAACATTTTGGCTAGGTAATATGCAAAAAACTATGGCTTTCAACTGCTTGAGTAACACGGAATGGACTGCAGAGATAAGAGGTAAACTTTTATCTGTAGCTAAACACATGGAAGAGTTCGGTTCAGTAAGTGAGCTAGAGCTATGTAAGATATTTGGAGAAACAATTTGGAATGATGGTGTGGATTACCATTCACATGCTTTTTCATTCAGAATTAATGCACAAACTGGGGATTGTTCAATCTCTCACTTTAAGTATCACTAAGTTTTGCACCTATCATATACGGAGTACCTTTCACGAGGTGCTCCGTTTTTTATTGCCGTGAGTTTGTCATTTTGGGAAAGATCTTTGGTCACCTTCGCATTGTTATTCAAAGATCAAACCATTTCGTTTTCAGCTCACTCTACTCGATAACACTCACCCTTTCCCTCTGCTTAGTCGGTATAAACAGGAAGCGGCGCGTTACCTTTTACTTGTCTTATCGCGAGATGAGTATGGATATCTTTAACATTAGAGAGACGTTGAAGCTTTCTGGTAAACGCTTCATAGGCCATTAAGTTCGGACTAACGACTTCTAACAGATAATCGTAAGCGCCAGACACCACATGGCAGCTAATCACCTCCTCCATCTCGACAATCGCACCTTCGAACTTATCGATCGACACTTCTTGGTGGTTGTTTAGGCTCACTTCGACAAACACACTCATCGCCACACCCACCTTTTCTCGCGACAAGCTCACGCGATAACCGTCGATAATGCCCTTTTCTTCTAGCCTTTTGATACGTCTTGCGCAAGGTGACGGGGATAAGCCGACTTCATCGGCTAACTCTGCCGTGGTCAATCTACCGTCCTTTTGCAGCAACTCGAGAAGATGTCTATCAATTCTGTCCATAGTGAAAGCCATTCATTAGTTAAATTCGTTAACAATTGAAAGAATATTAGCAAAAATCCTCAACGATAGGGTGAGTTAGAACGAAACTTGCCAACTTGAGGCACGAACTCTCCCTCATAATGAGTCATCATTCACTTTGATTGTTTATTATGAATCTTGGTTATCTATCAATTACCGTCACTCTGCTGATCTGGGCGAGCTTTTTCCTTTCTCTAAAAGGCGGCGCGAATTCAGCTTTAACACCTGCAGATATCGCACTCACACGCTTCCTTATTCCCGCCTTGGTACTATTACCTTTGGTGTGGAAAGCGCGTAGTGCCATTACTGCAGTGCCTAACCGTTACTTAGCAGGTATGTTTGTCGGTAGTGGCCTGCCTTATCTGCTGGTTGCAGGCACAGCCATGCAGTTTGTTCCTGTTTCTCACGGCAGTGCTTTAGTGCCCGGAACACTACCTCTGTTTGTTACCGGGATTGCGGTGCTCTTTTTCAAGCAACCACTCAGCCACCACCGAATCGTTGGCCTAGCTTTGGTGTTACTTGGTATTGCGTTCTTCTTGGGGAGCAGTTTGAGTAGCTTCAATTTTGAATACACCAAAGGTCACTTGCTGTTCCTGTGCGGGAGCTTGATGTGGGCAACCTTCACTATCTCCGCTCGTGTTGCCAACCTAAATGCTTTGGTCAGTGCGGGTTTCATTTCTCTCTGCTCTACTTTGTTATTAATGCTTCTGATCCTCACCGGTAAGCTCCCTAGCCATTTAATGGATACCCCTATCGCTCACTGGCCTTTCGCAGAGCTAGCCATTCATTCAATGGTACAAGGTGTTGGAGCGGGTTTGATTGCCGCATTCACTTACCTATATGCGGTTAATACCTTAGGGGCAGAGCGTTCTGCTGCGTTTGGAAGCGCGACACCTGCCGTAGCAACACTATTGGCAATTCCATTGTTTAACGAAGTACCAGATGCAATGACTTGGCTTGCCCTTGGTTCTATTTGCATTGGTAGCTTAGTCGCGAGCAATATCTTCATGAGAAGCGACCAATCCATGCATTACCAGCCGCCAAGTCATAGCAAAGCGTAGCGCTTTTAATATTCACCATTTCAAACAATTCGATGGCGACTTTTCAGGTACGTGGCATCCAGATAAGCCTACAAAGGTAGGCTTACCTAAAATCTTCTTTTTCTAAGCTCGCTTCTCCATTAAACTGTCCGACCTTTTTGCAGATTCAAGAGAACACCATGCAACGCGACTACACCTTAAATTGTTTAATCACCATGCCTCGCCATGAACTAGAAGAATTTAGTTTAAGAATGATCCATCGCCTTGTTCCTGAAGACGCAATGACAGAATTGTTCACGTTCGAACAAGAAGAAGTGACCAGCGAAGAGCGCATGCAGTCGGCAAAATTCGATGCGATGCTACGAATGACGGCTATTGCACTTGGCGAAGTAAACCTAGCGTTTTCTGAGTCAGACAATTCACAGCAAAACATCGAGCGTATGACTCGCCTACTGCTGTGGCACTTCTACTCAATCTCTTTCAACCTTGAAGAAGCTATTGCGATTGAAGTGCACTGCGAGAAAGTAGAGAAGATCTTAAAGAACGCACCTAAAGATGCATTCGGTTGGGTTAAAGAGTTAACTGAGTTGCTTCACTTCTACGCAAAAGTAAATGAAGGCAACGAAGAGAAGAAAGACGCGTAACCTCGCTTAACCTTTAGCTGGCTGCAATTCAAAAGCAGCCTAGCGAATACCACAGGCAGAAAGAACTATATCGAAGGCAAGTAAAAGCTTTGTTGAAATGAGTTCTCTGCTTTTGTTGTTTCTAGCACACTGTGATGCAACATCAGTATCGACTGAGCAATCTTGGTTCCTATGCCCAATGAACCATTCGGTGCTTCTTGCTCTATCTCGTTGTGAATTACGACTCTCACCCGCTTCGAATCCGGTTCTAAATCAACACTCAGTGAAACTGCTGTCCCACTTGGGCTATGCCTCAACGCATTATCTAATAAGTTCAAAATCAACCTTTCAAGCAAGTCACTGTCACCAGCCGCTTTTACTCCATCAGGCATGTGCACCTTAAGTTCAACATCTTTATGGCGGTACTGACTCTGAATCGTGTCTAAGCACTCACCCAGTAACCCATTCAAATCTATCGACACGTATTGATAGGTAGGAACAGGATTGTCATGTTTGGCACTATCGAGAAGTGAATGCAATTGTTCAGACAGTTTATTGCCATTGCGGTAAGCCACATCTATTAATGGATCCGAGTGTGGATTTTGGATCTTCCATGTTTCTAGGTAACCCAACACACTTGATAACGGTGTTTTCAAATCATGGCTTAACTGCAATAAGCTTTGTCTACGATGCGAAGACTGATACTCAAGCTGTAAGAATTGCTGTTGAATGTGTTTCGCCATCAACTGATAAGAACGAGCAATCGGCACCAACTCCGGTACTTGATGGATGAAATTAGGGTCAAGACGGAAATCTTGTTCTGCTTGCTGTTGTAGCTTATTGGTGACCTCTTCAATAGGGTTCAACAGGCTACGTTTTACCAACAGATAAGCGCCAATCGCAAAACCTAGGATAGAGATCAACATAAGCCCTGCTAACGCCATATAAGGTGTATCGACTTGTGAATTGGCAATCACAGTGTGGCGGTTACTGCCAATCAACACATACAGATACCCCACCGTTGAACCCAACTCTTCAATCGCAGCAACGGAAAATACCTTACGAGAATCAGGATTGATCGGGTCTTCGCCAAGAATCGGGTAAGGCTCGTCGTTTAAGAATTGTTTAATGGGTGCTAAGTCTATCTGGCTTGCCAAGACCGTGCCTTCTGGCGCAGCGTGCGTCGTGATATTGCCCTGACTGTCGAGAAAGTAGATGTCAAAGTCTGGGCCAATCAACATCAAGGTGTGAAAGATGGATTTAA
It encodes:
- a CDS encoding Lrp/AsnC family transcriptional regulator; translated protein: MDRIDRHLLELLQKDGRLTTAELADEVGLSPSPCARRIKRLEEKGIIDGYRVSLSREKVGVAMSVFVEVSLNNHQEVSIDKFEGAIVEMEEVISCHVVSGAYDYLLEVVSPNLMAYEAFTRKLQRLSNVKDIHTHLAIRQVKGNAPLPVYTD
- a CDS encoding DMT family transporter, which produces MNLGYLSITVTLLIWASFFLSLKGGANSALTPADIALTRFLIPALVLLPLVWKARSAITAVPNRYLAGMFVGSGLPYLLVAGTAMQFVPVSHGSALVPGTLPLFVTGIAVLFFKQPLSHHRIVGLALVLLGIAFFLGSSLSSFNFEYTKGHLLFLCGSLMWATFTISARVANLNALVSAGFISLCSTLLLMLLILTGKLPSHLMDTPIAHWPFAELAIHSMVQGVGAGLIAAFTYLYAVNTLGAERSAAFGSATPAVATLLAIPLFNEVPDAMTWLALGSICIGSLVASNIFMRSDQSMHYQPPSHSKA
- a CDS encoding exoribonuclease R, which codes for MQRDYTLNCLITMPRHELEEFSLRMIHRLVPEDAMTELFTFEQEEVTSEERMQSAKFDAMLRMTAIALGEVNLAFSESDNSQQNIERMTRLLLWHFYSISFNLEEAIAIEVHCEKVEKILKNAPKDAFGWVKELTELLHFYAKVNEGNEEKKDA
- a CDS encoding HAMP domain-containing histidine kinase, which translates into the protein MSFKSRLVLFTSLWFLLVSVVIAYTYHWQKETIEQRTKQSLHKELAVHMRDDNPLMIGTDYNPKALKSIFHTLMLIGPDFDIYFLDSQGNITTHAAPEGTVLASQIDLAPIKQFLNDEPYPILGEDPINPDSRKVFSVAAIEELGSTVGYLYVLIGSNRHTVIANSQVDTPYMALAGLMLISILGFAIGAYLLVKRSLLNPIEEVTNKLQQQAEQDFRLDPNFIHQVPELVPIARSYQLMAKHIQQQFLQLEYQSSHRRQSLLQLSHDLKTPLSSVLGYLETWKIQNPHSDPLIDVAYRNGNKLSEQLHSLLDSAKHDNPVPTYQYVSIDLNGLLGECLDTIQSQYRHKDVELKVHMPDGVKAAGDSDLLERLILNLLDNALRHSPSGTAVSLSVDLEPDSKRVRVVIHNEIEQEAPNGSLGIGTKIAQSILMLHHSVLETTKAENSFQQSFYLPSI